The genomic segment TTCCTGCAGCAGGGCAGCCAGTAGAGACTCGATGCGCTTGAAATGCTCACCGCCCTCGCCAAAGTTGGCGGCGGCGGCGGCCGAGAGATCCCCCAGACAGTAGAGCCGGTCGATACCCATACTCTTGGCGTAGCCCCCCAGCTCATCGTGAAACTGGCCACCGGCATGGCCAACCTCGCCCATGTCGCCAATAACCAGAATGCGCCGGCCCGGCAGCGCGGCCAGCACGTCCACGGCAGCCCGCATGGAATCCGGATTGGCGTTGTAGGTGTCGTCGATCAGCAGGGCGCCGTTGCGGCCTGGACGCTGTTGCAGCCGCCCCTTGACCCCGGTGTAGCGGCCCAGCGCCCCAAGGATGTTCGCCAGGGGAACACCGGCGGCCAGGGTCGCAGCCACGGCGGCAAGTGCATTGCGCGCATTGTGCAGACCGGGCAGGGGCAGCAGCAGTTCCGCCGACCCGGCCGGCGTCGCCAGGCTCATCCGGCTGGCGTAACCCTGGGACGTCACCTGTGCGCTGACTTCGGCAGGTCCATCCACCCCGAAACCGATCACCTCTCGACCGATATTTAAAGAGCGCCAGAGTTCCCCGTTGGGGTCATCGGCATTGAGCACCGCCACACCGTCGGCATCCAGGCCCTCGAAGATTTCCCCCTTGGCCCGGGCCACCTCCAGCAGGGAGCCCAGGCCCTCCAGATGGGCGCGCTGGGCGTTGTTCACCAGGGCCACGGTGGGCCGGGCAATGCGGGTCAGGTAGGCAATCTCGCCCCGGTGGCTCATGCCCATCTCGATCACCGCCGCCCGATGGCCGGGCCGCAACTTGAGCAGGGTCAGGGGCAAACCGATGTCGTTGTTGAGATTGCCCGCGGTGGCCAGCACCGACTCGTCGCTACCGTAATGGGCACGCAGGATGGCGGCGCACATTTCCTTCACCGTGGTCTTGCCGTTGCTGCCGGTGATGCCGATCAGGGGAATTTCGAAACCGGCGCGCCAGTGGGCCGCCAGCCGTCCCAAAGCCAGGCGGGTGTCATCCACCACCACCAGGGGCAAGGCCTCCCGGTCGGGCCGGCTCTCGGCCCAGACCCGATCCACCAGGGCGGCTGCCGCGCCCCGGGCCAGCACCTCGGCAACGAAATCATGGCCATCGAAGCGCTCGCCGCGCAGGGCCACGAAAAGCTCTCCCGAACCGATGCTGCGGGAGTCGGTGGAAACGGCGGAGAAAACAATTTCGCCCTGCTGGGTGTTTCCGGCGCAGGCCTGGGCCGCCTGTTGCAAATCCATCATGACCGTGTCTCCAGGGCAAGGCGCACCTGCTCGGCATCGGAATAGGGCTGGCGCACGCCGGCGATTTCCTGATAGGGCTCGTGGCCCTTGCCGGCCACCAGGATCACGTCCGTGGCGGCACTCTCAGCGACGATCCGCCGCACCGCCCGCCTTCGATCCAGTT from the Denitratisoma oestradiolicum genome contains:
- a CDS encoding UDP-N-acetylmuramoyl-tripeptide--D-alanyl-D-alanine ligase; the protein is MMDLQQAAQACAGNTQQGEIVFSAVSTDSRSIGSGELFVALRGERFDGHDFVAEVLARGAAAALVDRVWAESRPDREALPLVVVDDTRLALGRLAAHWRAGFEIPLIGITGSNGKTTVKEMCAAILRAHYGSDESVLATAGNLNNDIGLPLTLLKLRPGHRAAVIEMGMSHRGEIAYLTRIARPTVALVNNAQRAHLEGLGSLLEVARAKGEIFEGLDADGVAVLNADDPNGELWRSLNIGREVIGFGVDGPAEVSAQVTSQGYASRMSLATPAGSAELLLPLPGLHNARNALAAVAATLAAGVPLANILGALGRYTGVKGRLQQRPGRNGALLIDDTYNANPDSMRAAVDVLAALPGRRILVIGDMGEVGHAGGQFHDELGGYAKSMGIDRLYCLGDLSAAAAANFGEGGEHFKRIESLLAALLQELGEDTTVLIKGSRFMRMERVVEALEMGEEQEHGVLGGTTDE